The Oryza brachyantha chromosome 6, ObraRS2, whole genome shotgun sequence region AAatagatcataataaaaaatcctagATGAGCTTTAAGACTAagtctgaaatttaaatttccatCTCCggttcacttatgcttataagccaaaattttaatttttaactttaaatttagagttgtttttgagttttttttatcaaagtttatttttcactcttaatttttagatcgctaagaatacatatataaaaatattatttataaattattttttttacaaatacatCGTTTGACAATCACCTAAAAAGCTCAAATTAATAATCCAATGATCATATATGCAACAGTTTTTCTTACCGTTTTGGTAAGACCACAGTTATCTGATGATATCGTGTTTTTGACAGTAACTATGTGGTCATCATAAAGCTGTGGCCACACAgagaggtgattgtttgatttttaacggaaaatagacaaaatatctgtaaataatacttttgtatatatgttattagcaATAACCAATGgtgtaaataaattataataagaaaactctaaaattaattcaaaatttaaagttaaaaatttaaattgtaacTGTAACCCTAAAAACGAGAGTGCAACTTAAGAGGTTTCAGAAACCACGGGAATCATCGCGTGAGGTTATCGCAAAACCGTTGTAAACCTTTGCATAGAAGCGGACGAAGCAAACAAaggagaaacttttttttattatctggGTAGTcatcaacattttttttctatattatattatgagacacatttttctataagtaacatataaataaatctagttaaaataaaaaatacagagcatattaatagatataaaaaaattaataagatatatatatatatatgtaagctTAAATTCGcttctataaattattaaaaataataacaaatatagTTTAAGAGGAAGGGCTGTGTTTGGTGAGCAGCTGGGGCCACCGGGCTAGCGGGCTGCACGTGGACGCTGGCCGGTGAAGAGAAACACCCTGgcagcatcagcatcagcatGGGCTACTCTCTTCTGGAAGCTACCACCACCATTTCCTCAACTGCCCCTCCCTCACAATCACACCAAtggttcagaattcagaaaccGTCAGAATTTTCTCTGGCAAAATCCATCGCCTTCTTCCAGCTCTCcagctgcctgcctgcctcgCAACAGCAAACCTGAAACCGATCGTGCTTGCATGCACCGTGAAATCCGAATCAGCTGATGCATGTAGTAGTAGATTGTtttctgaaactctgaattcTAAGTTCTTttatctgaaattctgaacATTGCTGAACCTCTGgttcagttttttcttttcccctttgTTCAGTGCAGAGATTAAAGGTCACATGTGGTGTGCATCGACACACATGTCGTATGATACTGGTAGGTGTACAGGGCATCtcaagggaagggaagggagaaAGGTAGGTAGGTGTACAGGAGCCATAccatggatgcatgcagagtTTGTATGTAGCAAGAGAGGATCAGAGAGCCTCTGAATTTTTCAgataagaagaagaagatgctgGGCAACAGCTATAGTGATGCTGGGTGGCATGCATGCGTCCAGAGAAGAGGATGGATGGCCAATTTTGTGATGTGCATGCACAACATGTGGCATCAACACTCAACAGCGCTAATCTGCTGCTATCATTGGTAAACTGCATGCGATGGATCCGGGGAAGAAAAGGATGGATAATGAATGAGGCCATTGAGGGGGAAAAATCATTCCTTTTTCGCAAAAAAACTGATAAAAGACTGAGCTTTTATGGCGACATACAAATGATATCCAAAACTGATGCTTTTCAACAGAATTTTACTGTTGCTATCATCACAACCATCTTTTCCAGCATCCGCATGCATTAATCTGCACTTATTTAGGGTGAGTTCTCTCTCAATTCTCAGTGTTTTTAAAAGTCCTAAATGGTGTGACTTTTGAGAAAAAGTTATACACAATGTTACAGAACtattctaaatatattttttaattttttaatagttaatttattcatttgtAGAAGACACACACTCTTACAGCAGTTAATTATTAACAGTTTGGTAACTTAACACAGGTGAGCTGCCTTGCCTGCCTaactctattaaaaaaatatattgcctTCCGAGTCTCACACAAAATTCGCTGGCCATGCATAATAATACCCTTCTCTTTGTCAAAGAGCTGGCCAAAAACGATTAATGATTACTCGAAGATTTCGTGCAGAACCATCGTGCCAGCAAAGAGAActgcaaaaaggaaaaagaaaaaaaaatacatttttggtgggccccaccggcGCCGCACGGAGCTGACCAGGGGCATTCGCGTCATTTCCATACACCGTATAAAATACGTATACCCTACGCGCTCTGTATATATACGCGCCTCGGCTGGACGGTAACGGCTCAGTTCGTcggagagagagcgagagagagagagagagagaaaactcacctttcttctctctctgcaCCGCGTGTGAGTTGGCGAGCCCGAGAGGCGGAGGCCACCACAAGTCTAATCCGCCCGTATCTAATCCGCTCAGCCGCGCGTGGgtaggcgaggaggaggaggaggaggaagaagggagggaggagttGATCTGGGCGCGTCGTCTCGTGGAGTGTCCGGTGAGTTTCTTGGCGATCTGGCGGCGCGTGGTTGCTCGCTTCGCGTCTGTGGCTTGGATGATGATTTTGCTGTGGTTTCTTCTTGTTGGGGGTTGCATTTTGGTTTTTGGATCGATTTGGTGGAGAGTATTGTGTAGATCTGGCGGTTCTGGCCGATTCCGATGTACGGCGAGGCTGTACCGGGGCCGGAGTGATGGCTGATTTTGTGTCggtgtaaatttttgtttCGAAAGGAGGGGTTGTTTCGATTTTgaaggctttttttttccatgcaaACGCAGTGCAAGGTTTCGCTTTTCTGTGTTTTTGTATGGAATGGACATGAACAGACTTCAAACAATGGAATAGTTCGTACATTGGGCGCGTTGCGACGCTGTACTGGTCTTCCGGCGTGATTCGATTGAAGAAATAGCATGAcgaatatttgtttttcttgtgggAATCCTCATTCCTGCTTGCTGCACATTCATTCGTTTTTCGCATTTCTTGACCTGAACGGGATGAAAaggttgcattttttttctgagctTAGGTGGTATCTTCTGGTCTCGGTATTTGCTCCTACCGGATgcagaatatatttattttgtttgattggtGGTTTACCTCCTCTTGATAAATTGCTATCTAATGTTTTAGAATTTCACTGTACTAGCGTTGCCCCCAAAGCAGACTGTTTTTCGCAGCTGGATCCGGTGTTTTCATttcaacttctttttttttatcagttgTATGGAAGCTATGATTCTAactcaaatatgcaaaacctCAATTTGCGTCATTTTTGTAATTACTTAGGTCCTGAAAGTCAAATCTGGAATTGTTAAGCATGCTAGGATCGAATTCCCCTTTAGCCCTTATACATTTTCGTGCAATTGAATATATCATATCATCTCATGAAAATTCATAGTTTTGTTGATTATTTGTTCAGGTTGGCCCTTCTGGTGTGTAACTTGTAGCAAATTTGGACCCTGAAGTGCAGTTCAGTCATGGCTGGTTCTCTTGCAGCCTCTGCATTCTTCCCTGGCCCAGGGTGTTCGTCCGCGGCATCGGCTAGAAGCTCTAAGAACACAGCCGGTGAATTACCAGAGAATTTGAGTGTCCGTGGAATTGTAGCGAAGCCTAACCTGCCACCGGGGGCCATGCAAGTTaaggcgcaggcgcaggccCTTCCTAAGGTTAATGGAACCAAGGTTAACCTGAAAACTGCAAGCCCAGACAAGGCGGATACAATACCATACAGTTCTCCGAAGACGTTCTATAACCAATTGCCCGACTGGAGCATGCTTCTTGCAGCTGTCACAACCATTTTCCTGGCAGCTGAGAAGCAATGGACTCTGCTCGATTGGAAGCCGAAGAAGCCTGATATGCTGGCTGACACATTTGGCTTTGGTAGGATCATCCAAGATGGGCTGGTGTTTAGGCAAAACTTCTTGATTCGGTCCTACGAGATTGGTGCTGATCGGACAGCTTCTATAGAGACATTAATGAATCATTTACAGGTGACACAATGGCACTcttgttttacatatttcacTATTGATACATTCTGTTCAGGATGGACTCAGGGTAATTGATGTTTTTACAGGAAACAGCTCTGAACCATGTGAAAACTGCTGGTCTCCTTGGAGATGGTTTTGGTGCTACGCCAGAGATGAGCAAACGGAACTTGATCTGGGTTGTCAGCAAAATTCAGCTTCTTGTTGAACGATACCCATCATGGTACTTTTTCTGGAATCCACTACTGTCTATATCATTTTCTTGAATGGCAAAGCTcccctttttcttcttaattaaTAGCATTTCTTCCATTTTTTATGGAGTACTTCTGTACCAGGCGCATTTAGTGTCATAATTTAATGTTTGCATGGTACGAGAAAGATTCCTTACTCAATATCCACGGTGTaatatttttagctaaacTGGACCTCAAtccattttccttttccctacttataatttttatgtgtatCGTAATTTTCTATGGACCATAAATTCTTTGAGTATGTAAAACAGACTTCAGACTCTTGCATTCCTTATGCGACATGAGGCACATGCTTGAGTGTTTATCACTCTACATGTAAATCCAATAAGTTGCgcttcttttgttttgcatgTTCCTTATTTCTGCGTGTTTTTCCAGTGCCTTGAACTTTAGTAGGTTCATGGCATGGAACTTTAGTAGGCATAACACCTTGCAATAATATGCATTGCCTTAGAAGAGTGATAAGTCTTTTGAAATTGTTTACTGATCAAAAAGTTCATTTGTTTGAcaagataatttatatatggcCTAGAACTGCTCAACTAAGTGGTGTCTGCCATATGTCTCCTTTGGTACAAACTGTTGCAGACCTTGTTCATGTTCAGTTCTCACATTTCACCGCTGCAGGCATGTTTACAAATTCGTTTGATTTTACATGATGTTACCATGTTACCCTTCATAACTAACAAATATATTGCGGATCCACCAAATGTGTGGTGAAGGCGATaggaaagggaaattaatAAGCACAAGAGGGAATATGTTCATtgggaaatatatatttgtgaacACATAAAGTAACAAAAAAGTGGCAAGTATTTGCCTACAGAGAGGGTACACCTCAAGAGAAAAGTTGCCTTTATTGGTGGAGTAATTGAATTTAGTAGTAAGCAATAAATTATGTGGGCCTGCCAAAGGAGACATCCCTGATCTAGATCGGTAGACTTGTTTTGATCTGATGCTACATTTAATCTTCCATGCCAGCAACTTTCAGTAGCCATTATTAAATTGAAAATGTCCTCTTCTGACAATAGATGTAGTTTTAAGTTCGTGAGAAGGAAAACTGTTCTAccattttgtatttcaaatgTAGTTTTACACAATTTCTCATAGGTTGAAATGCtgattaaattttgttttcaccAAACTGTAATTTTAGGGGAGATATGGTCCAAGTTGACACATGGGTAGCTGCTGCTGGAAAAAATGGCATGCGTCGAGATTGGCATGTTCGGGACTACAATTCTGGTCAAACAATCTTGAGGGCTACAAGGTTTGTGTTTATGGTTTACATCTGTTAGATTTGTCTTTCTGATTCATGCTGTTTGGCGATATCTTTTCCAATTGTTAATTGTCCTCTTGTTTGCAGTGTTTGGGTGATGATGAATAAGAACACTAGAAGGCTATCCAAAATGCCAGATGAAGTTAGAGCTGAAATAGGCCCGTACTTCAATGGTCGTTCCGCTATAACAGAGGAGCAGGGTGAAAAGCTGGCTAAGCCTGGGAGCACATCTGATGGCTCTGCTACCAAACAGTTCACAAGAAAAGGGCTTACTGTAAGTCAGATAGGTCTTGTTatcataaatcatttttgcTGATTATTCTCGTGCATAAAATTTCTCACAAGGACTCCTTTGTTCATGTCAGCCTAAGTGGAGTGACCTTGATGTCAACCAGCATGTGAACAATGTGAAGTACATTGGATGGATACTTGAGGTaacttctttctccttttccctATCCAAACATGTGAACTCTAAATCAGAAAGGATCACTCTTGTGTATTCAAAAGTTAGTCAAATTTCTGagctgtttttgtttttccctcaGAGTGCTCCAATTTCAATACTGGAGAAACACGAGCTTGCAAGCATGACCTTGGATTACAGGAAGGAGTGTGGCCGTGACAGCGTGCTTCAGTCACTTACCACTGTCTCAGGTGAATGCGTCGATGGCACCACAGAATCCTCCATCCAGTGTGACCATCTGCTTCAGCTGGAGTCTGGAGCAGATATTGTGAAGGCGCACACGGAGTGGCGACCAAAGCGAGCGCAGGGCGAGGGGAACATGGGTTTTTTTCCAGCTGAGAGTGCATGAATACTTCTGTAGTTTATCCGGCAAGCAACCTCTTTGAGAAGTGCAGATTCTAACTTGGCTAGCACAGGAGAAATGATTGTTGGTGGGAAATTTGGCACGCCGTCGACAGCCGCCCATAACCAGCCTGGGTTTTGTGATGCACTCATCCAGATTTGAAGATTGCAATGATTCTTACTGGCAGCTTGTTCAGAAAGATGCTGAGCAGTTTGGGAGAAAATCAGCTGATTGGGAAACCTTATCAGGATGATGAACATGACTGGTGGTTGTAAAGAAAAAGGTTTGAAATCCTTTGCATTGTTCATTTGTTGCCTTTCTGGAGCAAGAGTGACCCCAGTTAATTATCACACAGAGGGTAATGGGAGTTGTTTTGTGATGCTGATTGCTGAAGCTGGATTTGTTTTTGAACTGTgtttctgaaagaaaaaaaaaggagaaagaagaagcTGGATTGAGCACGGAGCAGAGATATTACAATCGACATAGATAAATAAGATAAGATGTGATGCTAACTTAGCCCAGGTggtttgtgtgtgtggagATGCAATCCATTGTAGCAGCCTAATTTGTACATTCTTGCTACCATAACTTATTAATCGAATGAATCGCAGTTCTCCTGCGTTTTGATCAAACAACTACAGATATTTTATCCCCTTCCTACTCTTGTCTGAAAATGATcacatttttcttctgttgAATCGTCCTGGAAACAGGCTGTTCTTGTTCAGAGCAGACTGTTCTTGGAAGAACCCCATCCTGACCCTGTCGTTAGCACAGCAGCTCTGAGCTTGCTCTTTTCTGTATTTTTGGTTGAACGGAAGGTGCAACTGTAAAGTTCCTGACCTTACACTACGGTTGGAGCAAAGCACAGCGACGTGCAAACGACGATTAATCTGTCACTCTTTCTACCTTTTCTTGAACCTGAAACCCTTCGAAGAAAACTAGGTGttggcaaagaaaaaaaagaaaagcaaatatATTACCACCGATTTGGCCGAATCAGACAATCATCTCCCAAATCATTTCTGGCACCAACTGCATGCATGAGCAAATCATGAGAAATCTATatgcaacaaaacaaacagCAAGTAGCATAACGAACAGGAGTAAACAAATCGAAGAGAAACAAACATGGTACGTATAGGTTGCATAGATGACTGCAAGATTCAGACAATGgctgtggatggatggatggatgaatgaAGCAAGCAAGAAAGCAAGGCAAGCTGGCGTTAGGTTGTGAGCTACTACCTAAGCGAGCGGCTGGAAGCAACGCCATTGCATCCCAACCAAACCCAACTCAACTCAACCGCCGGCATTTGGTGCGAAGAAATGGATGTAGAGCTTGTTGCATGGGGGATGGGTCCCTGTGACAGCCTGAACACAACACAACAACACAACCCATGTTGCAGAATGGAACGGAcgattcgattcgattcgattTCGATTTCGGTTCGATTGATCGCCCAATTCAATATGGCATGGGGAACTTTTTGTAGAATCTGTCCCATCTGTCATCCGTTATCACTTCTCAGAGGCGTTAAATCAGTTCCCATCTGTCATCTGTTATACTTCTCGGAGGCGTTAATTTGTGTGCTAAAATATCGCCAGCTCCTATCTATCTATAAttctaattttgtaattttatttgtgtgaTACTTGTGgagtaatgtttttttttctaaaagatatGGTACTCCCatagtattttaataaataacgtTGTTAATTTCTGATATACATTTGAGCATTCGTATTATTCAAATGCGGGTGGAGTATTTCTTTAGCGGTGTATTGACTTATCATCTCTAAGATGTGGACAGATACTGATGGATGATGAATTTGTTCATATGAATTGTATGttataaaatctaatg contains the following coding sequences:
- the LOC102700717 gene encoding palmitoyl-acyl carrier protein thioesterase, chloroplastic-like → MAGSLAASAFFPGPGCSSAASARSSKNTAGELPENLSVRGIVAKPNLPPGAMQVKAQAQALPKVNGTKVNLKTASPDKADTIPYSSPKTFYNQLPDWSMLLAAVTTIFLAAEKQWTLLDWKPKKPDMLADTFGFGRIIQDGLVFRQNFLIRSYEIGADRTASIETLMNHLQETALNHVKTAGLLGDGFGATPEMSKRNLIWVVSKIQLLVERYPSWGDMVQVDTWVAAAGKNGMRRDWHVRDYNSGQTILRATSVWVMMNKNTRRLSKMPDEVRAEIGPYFNGRSAITEEQGEKLAKPGSTSDGSATKQFTRKGLTPKWSDLDVNQHVNNVKYIGWILESAPISILEKHELASMTLDYRKECGRDSVLQSLTTVSGECVDGTTESSIQCDHLLQLESGADIVKAHTEWRPKRAQGEGNMGFFPAESA